A single Watersipora subatra chromosome 7, tzWatSuba1.1, whole genome shotgun sequence DNA region contains:
- the LOC137400759 gene encoding uncharacterized protein, whose product MINNVVERIYMIINVVERIYMIINVVERIYIIINVVERIYMIINVVERIYMIINVVERIYITINVVEKIYMINNVVEKIYMIINVVEMICITINVVERIYMIINVVESIYMIINVVEKIYMINNVVEKIYMIINVVEMICITINVVERIYMIINVVERIYMIINVVERIYIIINVVERIYMIINVVEKIYMIINVVERIYMIINVVERIYMIINVVERIYIIINVVERIYMIINVVERIYMIINVVERIYIIINVVERIYMIINVVERIYMISNVVERNYMIIDVIKRIYMIVNVVERIYMIINVVERIYIIINVVERIYMIINVVERIYMISNVVERIYIIINVVERIYMIINVVERIYMIVNVVERIYMIINVVERIYMIINVVERIYITINVVEKIYMIINVAERTYIIINVVERICITINVVERIYMIINVVESIYMIINVVEKIYMIINVVERIYMVINVLERIYMINNVVERIHITINVVERIYMIINVVEKIYMIINVVEGIYIIINVIERIT is encoded by the coding sequence ATGATCAAcaatgttgtagagaggatctacatgatcatcaatgttgtagagaggatctacatgatcatcaatgttgtagaaAGGATCTACATaatcatcaatgttgtagagaggatctacatgatcatcaatgttgtagaaaggatctacatgatcatcaatgttgtagagaggatctacataaccatcaatgttgtagagaaGATCTACATGATCAACAATGTTGTAGAGAAgatctacatgatcatcaatgttgtagagaTGATCTGCATAACcatcaatgttgtagagaggatctacatgatcatcaatgttgtagagagtatctacatgatcatcaatgttgtagagaaGATCTACATGATCAACAATGTTGTAGAGAAgatctacatgatcatcaatgttgtagagaTGATCTGCATAACcatcaatgttgtagagaggatctacatgatcatcaatgttgtagaaaggatctacatgatcatcaatgttgtagaaAGGATCTACATaatcatcaatgttgtagagaggatctacatgatcatcaatgttgtagagaagatctacatgatcatcaatgttgtagaaaggatctacatgatcatcaatgttgtagagaggatctacatgatcatcaatgttgtagaaAGGATCTACATaatcatcaatgttgtagagaggatctacatgatcatcaatgttgtagaaaggatctacatgatcatcaatgttgtagagaggatctacataatcatcaatgttgtagagaggatctacatgatcatcaatgttgtagaaAGGATCTACATGATCAGCAATGTTGTAGAGAGGAACTACATGATCATCGATGTTATAAAGAGGATCTACATGATCGtcaatgttgtagagaggatctacatgatcatcaatgttgtagaaAGGATCTACATaatcatcaatgttgtagagaggatctacatgatcatcaatgttgtagaaaggatctacatgatcagcaatgttgtagagaggatctacataatcatcaatgttgtagagaggatctacatgatcatcaatgttgtagaaAGGATCTACATGATCGtcaatgttgtagagaggatctacatgatcatcaatgttgtagagaggatctacatgatcatcaatgttgtagagagAATCTACATAACcatcaatgttgtagagaagatctacatgatcatcaatgttgCAGAGAGGACCTACATaatcatcaatgttgtagagaggatCTGCATAACcatcaatgttgtagagaggatctacatgatcatcaatgttgtagagagtatctacatgatcatcaatgttgtagagaagatttacatgatcatcaatgttgtagagaggatCTACATGGTCATCAATGTTCTAGAGAGGATCTACATGATCAAcaatgttgtagagaggatCCACATAACcatcaatgttgtagagaggatctacatgatcatcaatgttgtagagaagatctacatgatcatcaatgttgtagagGGGATCTACATAATCATCAATGTTATAGAGAGGATCACATGA